In one window of Clarias gariepinus isolate MV-2021 ecotype Netherlands chromosome 10, CGAR_prim_01v2, whole genome shotgun sequence DNA:
- the LOC128531702 gene encoding uncharacterized protein LOC128531702 isoform X2 gives MTEFWVFCLIFCSMCIILPGRHWVSAQSLTESSVYQPDEELSVDIRDPATLYCCVSEELNNIISWFKQLRGKEPQIIVRVFKNGGEIFYNNFQKSRFKIERHDNCVNMTILTTVQSDEATYYCATRSPYTVFGDGTYLNIEETSKPALYNNSVVCESMPHGNSTNVNTQEKTVLILGTALGLCALVIFSLTYFILRKRKNYKTNAAIRDSPRTRRENGTETMNYAALQFSKRKSKDERIKSSSLEECVYSDVQYNITHNL, from the exons atgactgaATTTTGGGTCTTTTGCTTGATCTTCTGCAGCATGT GTATAATCCTACCTGGTAGACACTGGGTTTCTGCACAATCCCTCACAGAATCATCAGTTTATCAGCCTGATGAAGAGCTCAGTGTGGATATCAGAGACCCGGCTACTCTGTATTGTTGTGTTTCTGAAGaactaaataacattatttCTTGGTTTAAGCAATTAAGAGGAAAAGAACCTCAGATTATTGTCAGAGTATTTAAAAATGGTGGagaaatattttacaataatttcCAAAAATCTCGATTCAAAATAGAAAGACATGACAACTGTGTCAATATGACCATTTTAACAACTGTTCAGTCTGATGAAGCCACGTACTACTGCGCAACCAGATCCCCGTATACTGTGTTTGGAGATGGaacttatttaaatattgaag AAACATCTAAACCAGCTCTTTATAATAATTCAGTGGTGTGTGAATCAATGCCGCATGGAAACAGCACTAACGTGAACACACAGGAGAAAACAG TGCTTATTTTGGGAACGGCTTTGGGCTTGTGTGCACTTGTGATATTTTCTCTCACTTATTTCATactgaggaaaagaaaaaattataaaa CGAATGCTGCAATTAGAGATTCTCCAAGAACCAGGCGG gaaaATGGAACTGAAACCATGAACTATGCAGCTTTGCAGTTCTCCAAGAGAAAATCAAAAGATGAAAGAATAAAATCCTCCTCCttagaggagtgtgtgtactctgatgtacagtacaatataacacaTAATTTATAG
- the LOC128531703 gene encoding uncharacterized protein LOC128531703 → MNEKMIGLWIFNLILIFVTMYTVRPDRHWITGQSLTPVSQPDKELSVDIGGLATLQCCVSKKLFQMIYLFKQPNREKPRLIVKVFKTGGETFYNGFQKSRFQIEISVNCFNMTILNIIQSDEATYYCALMEPHIVFGDGTYLKTNGRILDHVTVSLETSKPVLRNNSVVCEPTLNENSTNMTTQEKTVLSLGTALSLCALLILCLTFFLLIRNKHDKKNTSMENSLGIREVCAETLNYAAVKFPQRKVNAEKRTTSTLTECVYSDVKCKM, encoded by the exons atgaatgaaaaaatgatTGGATTGTGGATCTTCAACTTAATTTTGATCTTTGTCACCATGT ATACAGTCCGACCAGATAGACACTGGATTACTGGACAATCCCTCACACCAGTTAGTCAGCCTGATAAAGAGCTCAGTGTGGATATTGGAGGCTTGGCTACTCTGCAGTGTTGTGTTTCTAAAAAACTATTTCAGATGATATATTTGTTTAAGCAGCCAAACAGAGAAAAGCCTCGGCTTATAGTTAAGGTCTTTAAAACTGGAGGAGAAACGTTTTACAATGGATTCCAAAAGTCTCGTTTTCAAATAGAAATATCTGTAAACTGCTTCAATATGACCATTTTAAACATCATTCAGTCTGATGAAGCTACGTACTACTGTGCACTGATGGAACCTCACATTGTGTTTGGAGATGgaacttatttaaaaactaatgGTAGGATTTTGGAT CATGTTACTGTTTCATTAGAAACATCTAAACCAGTTCTGCGTAATAATTCAGTGGTGTGTGAACCAACTTTGAATGAAAACAGCACTAACATGACCACACAAGAGAAAACAG TGCTCAGTTTGGGAACGGCTTTGAGTTTGTGTGCACTTTTGATTCTCTGTCTCACTTTTTTTCTACTAATTAGAAACAAACATGATAAAA AAAATACTTCTATGGAAAATTCATTAGGGATAAGGGAGGTATgt GCTGAGACACTGAATTATGCAGCTGTGAAATTCCCCCAAAGAAAAGTAAATGCTGAAAAAAGGACAACTAGCACACTAACCGAGTGCGTGTACAGTGATGTTAAGTGTAAGATGTAA
- the LOC128531702 gene encoding uncharacterized protein LOC128531702 isoform X1 has protein sequence MTEFWVFCLIFCSMCIILPGRHWVSAQSLTESSVYQPDEELSVDIRDPATLYCCVSEELNNIISWFKQLRGKEPQIIVRVFKNGGEIFYNNFQKSRFKIERHDNCVNMTILTTVQSDEATYYCATRSPYTVFGDGTYLNIEDERAITPSETSKPALYNNSVVCESMPHGNSTNVNTQEKTVLILGTALGLCALVIFSLTYFILRKRKNYKTNAAIRDSPRTRRENGTETMNYAALQFSKRKSKDERIKSSSLEECVYSDVQYNITHNL, from the exons atgactgaATTTTGGGTCTTTTGCTTGATCTTCTGCAGCATGT GTATAATCCTACCTGGTAGACACTGGGTTTCTGCACAATCCCTCACAGAATCATCAGTTTATCAGCCTGATGAAGAGCTCAGTGTGGATATCAGAGACCCGGCTACTCTGTATTGTTGTGTTTCTGAAGaactaaataacattatttCTTGGTTTAAGCAATTAAGAGGAAAAGAACCTCAGATTATTGTCAGAGTATTTAAAAATGGTGGagaaatattttacaataatttcCAAAAATCTCGATTCAAAATAGAAAGACATGACAACTGTGTCAATATGACCATTTTAACAACTGTTCAGTCTGATGAAGCCACGTACTACTGCGCAACCAGATCCCCGTATACTGTGTTTGGAGATGGaacttatttaaatattgaag ATGAGCGTGCTATCACTCCATCAGAAACATCTAAACCAGCTCTTTATAATAATTCAGTGGTGTGTGAATCAATGCCGCATGGAAACAGCACTAACGTGAACACACAGGAGAAAACAG TGCTTATTTTGGGAACGGCTTTGGGCTTGTGTGCACTTGTGATATTTTCTCTCACTTATTTCATactgaggaaaagaaaaaattataaaa CGAATGCTGCAATTAGAGATTCTCCAAGAACCAGGCGG gaaaATGGAACTGAAACCATGAACTATGCAGCTTTGCAGTTCTCCAAGAGAAAATCAAAAGATGAAAGAATAAAATCCTCCTCCttagaggagtgtgtgtactctgatgtacagtacaatataacacaTAATTTATAG